One stretch of Candidatus Eremiobacterota bacterium DNA includes these proteins:
- the cfa gene encoding cyclopropane fatty acyl phospholipid synthase, translating into MPQAVSTQTRASIARAAVEKLFALADVRVDGERPFDVRVNDERFYNRILRDGQLGLGEAYMDGWWDSDALDEVIRRFALADLERKSLRMLPFVLAVLRERLSNVGKKSAAFEVGERHYDLGNDLFRSFLDKRMVYSCAYWKDAQTLDQAQENKLDLVCRKLGLKPGMRVLEIGCGWGSWAKFAAEKYGVSVVGLTVSKEQAAFARESCAGLPVEFRLQDYRDVDEKFDRVVSIAMFEAVGQRYFRKFMQVVDRCLKDDGLFVLHTIVGNEHVGPAQAPWLDKYIFPNGELPSLAQIAAAAENIFVVEAVHRLGGEYERTLQAWHDNFTANWHTIADNYGERFYRMWRFYLMSARGAFRARIIHLWHVVFSKNGIPGKPALAVADPAWYESR; encoded by the coding sequence ATGCCGCAGGCCGTCTCGACCCAAACCCGCGCCTCCATCGCGCGCGCCGCCGTCGAAAAACTGTTCGCGCTCGCGGACGTGCGGGTCGACGGCGAGCGGCCGTTCGACGTGCGGGTCAACGACGAGCGCTTCTACAACCGCATCCTGCGCGACGGGCAGCTCGGCCTCGGCGAGGCGTACATGGACGGTTGGTGGGACAGCGACGCGCTCGACGAGGTGATCCGCCGGTTCGCCTTGGCCGATCTGGAGCGCAAGTCGCTTCGCATGCTGCCGTTCGTGCTCGCCGTGCTGCGCGAGCGCCTGAGCAACGTCGGGAAGAAGTCGGCGGCGTTCGAGGTCGGCGAACGGCACTACGACTTGGGCAACGACCTGTTTCGCTCGTTTCTCGACAAGCGCATGGTCTACAGCTGCGCGTACTGGAAGGACGCGCAAACGCTGGACCAGGCGCAAGAGAACAAGCTCGATCTCGTCTGCCGCAAGCTGGGGCTGAAACCCGGGATGCGCGTGCTGGAGATCGGCTGCGGCTGGGGCAGCTGGGCGAAGTTCGCCGCGGAGAAGTACGGCGTGAGCGTCGTCGGCCTGACCGTCTCGAAAGAGCAGGCCGCCTTCGCACGCGAGAGCTGCGCGGGCTTGCCGGTCGAGTTTCGGCTTCAAGACTACCGCGACGTCGACGAGAAGTTCGACCGCGTGGTCTCGATCGCGATGTTCGAAGCGGTCGGCCAGCGGTATTTCCGCAAATTCATGCAGGTCGTCGACCGCTGCTTGAAGGACGACGGCTTGTTCGTACTCCACACGATCGTCGGCAACGAGCACGTCGGGCCGGCGCAGGCGCCTTGGCTCGACAAGTACATCTTCCCGAACGGCGAGCTGCCTTCGCTGGCGCAGATCGCGGCGGCGGCGGAGAACATCTTCGTGGTCGAAGCGGTGCACCGCCTCGGCGGCGAGTACGAGCGCACGCTGCAGGCGTGGCACGACAACTTCACCGCCAACTGGCACACGATCGCGGACAACTACGGCGAGCGGTTCTACCGCATGTGGCGGTTTTATCTGATGTCCGCGCGCGGCGCGTTCCGCGCGCGGATCATCCACCTCTGGCACGTCGTGTTCTCGAAGAACGGCATCCCCGGCAAACCGGCCCTCGCCGTCGCCGACCCCGCCTGGTACGAATCGCGCTGA